A portion of the Melitaea cinxia chromosome 1, ilMelCinx1.1, whole genome shotgun sequence genome contains these proteins:
- the LOC123653793 gene encoding NADH dehydrogenase [ubiquinone] iron-sulfur protein 3, mitochondrial-like, with product MRGILSNLKKIFVSNAKRYFRTSYRLCDENSTDNDDIGNPFCLKPIEYESHTLRKHDNLKRQRLYEFGLYVAACMPKYVQKIQMQHTDELEILIAPEGFHPVLTFMAYHQNACFNQCSLATAIDVPSREYRFEVVYNLLSLRYGERARVKTYTDEVTPLHSAVSLWGNCNWLEREMYDMFGIIFTNHPDLRRILTDYGFQGHPLRKDFPLTGYTEVRYDDELKKIVYEPVEFAQEMRDFQLQSPWSYLKNFHEGYNNPPTEKKK from the coding sequence ATGCGAGGAATCTTatctaatttgaaaaaaatattcgtaagtAATGCGAAGCGATATTTTCGCACGAGCTATCGTTTATGTGATGAAAATAGTACGGATAATGACGATATCGGTAACCCTTTTTGTCTCAAACCGATCGAATATGAGAGCCATACCTTGAGGAAACATGACAATTTAAAGCGTCAACGTCTTTATGAGTTCGGCTTGTATGTTGCCGCTTGCATGCCTAAATACGTACAAAAGATCCAAATGCAGCACACTGACGAGCTGGAAATTTTGATTGCGCCTGAAGGCTTTCATCCCGTTCTAACATTCATGGCTTATCATCAGAATGCTTGCTTTAATCAATGCTCTTTGGCGACTGCGATCGATGTGCCGAGTAGAGAATATAGATTCGAAGTAGTATATAATCTCCTCAGCTTACGATACGGCGAGCGTGCAAGGGTAAAAACCTATACAGATGAAGTCACTCCTTTGCATTCGGCTGTTAGCTTGTGGGGTAATTGTAACTGGTTGGAGAGAGAAATGTATGACATGTTCGGAATCATTTTCACTAACCACCCAGATCTACGAAGAATTTTAACGGATTACGGCTTTCAAGGGCATCCTCTCAGGAAAGACTTCCCGCTTACTGGTTACACAGAAGTAAGATATGATgacgaactgaaaaaaatagtaTACGAACCGGTAGAATTCGCTCAGGAGATGCGTGATTTTCAACTTCAATCTCCGTGGAGTTATTTGAAAAACTTCCACGAAGGATATAATAATCCTCCAactgaaaaaaagaaatag